A window from Malassezia japonica chromosome 1, complete sequence encodes these proteins:
- the PRP31 gene encoding U4/U6-U5 snRNP complex subunit prp31 (BUSCO:EOG09264B2X; EggNog:ENOG503NWX2; COG:A), whose amino-acid sequence MASLADELLADLEPEGEEVSAPPPQGHEEGDTHALDGEAGAFGHEGDQEHAAQDESELGLAHGAARPPEQMDQEMLDTMDFGKESSIDTYMAQPAPELAGALEDTPEYYLIVRSNNMAVEVDNEVMMLHKFIRERYSPRFPELETLVLNPWEFIQTVRAMGNEKDLVQSDLEGILPHGTVVVISMTASTTTGQPLPEDEWQRVQEACDMVYELEANRRKILQYVESRMTLLAPNFSALVGTTVATKLVGVAGGLAALAKIPSCNLHLLGASKKQASGLSSIHGNSTRFSGYLAQCDLVANTPSDYRTQALRMVGAKASLAARMDVSASGTKRNGQYGANLHEEIAHKIEKLMEPPPAKLIKALPVPNEGGRKQRRGGRRARKFREMHGLTELRKMQNRVEFGKEEEEAGAFDETMGLGMINTKASGKIRAVTANASSKAKLSKANKARLATLNRPSLSLHSSSPGSSTSGTASSLSFTPVQGIELVDPSRQKKADEANAKWFREGQFSLLPGTSGQTIPGLGNKPGSSMPPPPPPPPRS is encoded by the exons ATGGCGAGCCTcgcggacgagctgctcgccgatcTCGAGCCGGAAGGCGAGGAGGTGAGTGCGCCCCCGCCGCAGGGACATGAAGAAGGAGATACGCATGCGCTAGACGGCGAGGCAGGCGCCTTTGGCCACGAAGGCGACCaggagcacgccgcccagGACGAGTCCGaactcggccttgcgcacggtgcagcgcgcccgcCGGAGCAGATGGACCAAGAAATGCTCGACACGATGGACTTTGGCAAAGAGAGC TCCATCGACACCTACATGGCACAGCCAGCGCCGGAGCTCGCGGGAGCTTTGGAGGATACGCCCGAGTACTACCTAATTGTGCGGTCCAACAATATggccgtcgaggtcgaTAATGAAGTTATGATGCTGCACAAGTTCATCCGCGAACGGTACTCGCCACGGTTtcccgagctcgagacgctcgtgCTGAACCCGTGGGAGTTTATCCAGACCGTGCGTGCTATGGGCAACGAAAAGGACCTGGTGCAGTCGGACCTCGAGGGAATCTTGCCCCACGGCaccgtcgtcgtcatcaGCATGACCGCCTCGACCACGACGGGCCAGCCGCTGCCCGAGGACGAGTGGCAACGCGTTCAGGAGGCGTGCGATATGGTgtacgagctcgaggcgaacCGCCGCAAGATTCTGCAGTATGTCGAGTCGCGCATGACGCTCCTTGCGCCCAACTTTTCCGCCCTGGTCGGCACGACCGTCGCGACCAAGCTCGTGGGTGtcgccggcggccttgcggcgctcgccaaaATCCCGTCGTGCAACCTGCACTTGCTGGGCGCCTCCAAGAAGCAGGCGAGTGGCCTGTCGAGCATCCACGGCAACTCGACGCGCTTCTCGGGGTACTTGGCGCAGTGCGACCTCGTTGCAAACACCCCGAGTGACTACCGCAcacaggcgctgcgcatggtcggcgccaaggcgtcgctcgccgcacGCATGGACGTCAGCGCGTCGGGGACCAAGCGCAACGGGCAGTACGGCGCGAACCTGCACGAAGAGATTGCGCACAAGATCGAAAAGCTGATGGAGCCGCCACCTGCGAAGCTCATCAAGGCGCTGCCTGTGCCGAACGAAGGCGGGCGCAAGCAGCGACGTGGtgggcgccgtgcgcgcaaGTTCCGCGAGATGCATGGTCTTacggagctgcgcaagatgCAGAACCGCGTCGAGTTCGGCaaggaagaggaagaggccGGCGCCTTTGACGAGACCATGGGTCTCGGCATGATCAATACCAAGGCCAGCGGCAAGATCCGCGCCGTGACTGCCAATGCCTCGTCCAAGGCGAAGCTGTCCAAGGCGAacaaggcgcgcctcgcgacgctcaacCGGCCATCGCTGTCGCTGCACAGCAGCAGCcccggctcgtcgacgtccggCACAGCGTCCTCGCTGTCATTTACGCCGGTGCAAGgcatcgagctcgtggaCCCCTCGCGCCAGAAAAAAGCGGACGAGGCGAATGCCAAGTGGTTCCGCGAAGGCCAATTTTCGCTGCTGCCCGGTACGTCGGGCCAGACGATCCCTGGCCTCGGCAACAAGCCTGGTTCGagcatgccgccgccgccgccgccgccgccgcgttcATAG
- the ADE12 gene encoding adenylosuccinate synthase (COG:F; EggNog:ENOG503NWD9) produces the protein MSMRSLVGLNKQVPSQAYMRVLASGMRGFHAARPTAVDATKTRSFGGPRIYPSSGSYINGTVNDPTVYPKPDATHGSYHWAFERLISASLVPICAVAAAKHGMSGVVDGVLSVTLLLHSHIGFENVVTDYVEKRKFPIAGPALNWFIRSFTVASAIGLYEFNTNDIGLTELIAKLWTAYRCKLTDMLSGEMDICARCAGGNNAGHTIVANVGPDQVKTKFDFHLLPSGLVNPRCVGFIGSGVVVHVPSFFSELDTIEKKGLKCDNRLFLSDRAHLVFDFHQVVDGLKEVELGGSSIGTTKKGIGPAYSSKASRSGLRVHHLYDFETFAQKFRKLVEGRIKRYGNFEYDTEGEIARYRAFAERLRPFVVDGVTFIHSMLSSNRRVLVEGANALMLDLDYGTYPFVTSSSTGIGGVCTGLGIPPQSIGKVIGVTKAYTSRVGAGPFPTELNDDIMTHLQEVGAEYGTTTGRRRRCGWLDLVMMRYSCLINGYTCLNLTKLDVLDGIKEIKVATSYTIQGKELASFPADLNMLAKVEVQYKTFPGWEGPISEITEYDQLPQTCREYVEFIEDFLGVPIEWIGVGPARKSMLHRPVAEK, from the exons CGACCAAGACCCGTTCGTTCGGCGGTCCCCGCATCTACCCCTCCAGCGGCT CCTACATCAACGGCACCGTGAACGACCCTACGGTATACCCCAAGCCCGATGCGACGCACGGCTCGTACCACTGGGCCTTTGAGCGCCTGATCTCTGCCTCGCTCGTTCCCATCTGCGctgtcgccgcggcgaagCACGGCATGTCCGGCGTGGTGGACGGTGTTTTGTCGGTGACCCTGCTACTGCACTCTCACATTGGTTTCGAGAACGTCGTGACTGACTACGTCGAGAAGCGCAAGTTCCCCATTGCCGGCCCTGCGCTCAACTGGTTCATTCGCAGCTTCACGGTCGCTTCCGCCATCGGTCTTTACG AGTTCAACACGA ACGACATTG GCCTGACTGAGCTGATTGCCAAGCTCTGGACTGC TTACCGTT GTAAACTCACCGACATGCTGTCGGGTGAGATGGACATCTGCGCGCGGTGTGCGGGCGGCAACAACGCCGGCCACACGATCGTGGCGAACGTTGGTCCTGACCAAGTCAAGACCAAGTTCGATTTCCATCTCCTCCCGTCCG GTCTGGTCAACCCCCGTTGTGTTGGTTTCATCGGCAGCGGTGTCGTGGTGCACGTCCCCTCGTTCTTCagcgagctcgacacgaTCGAAAAGAAGG GTCTCAAGTGCGACAACCGCCTGTTTTTGTCggaccgtgcgcacctcgtgTTTGACTTCCACCAGGTCGTCGATGGCCTGAAGGAGGTCGAGCTGGGCGGCAGCAGTATCGGTACCACCAAGAAGGGTATCGGTCCCGCGTACTCCTCCaaggcgtcgcgctcgggtCTGCGCGTGCACCACCTGTACGACTTCGAGACCTTTGCGCAAAAGTTccgcaagctcgtcgagggccGCATCAAGCGCTACGGCAACTTTGAGTACGACACCGAGGGAGAGATCGCTCGCTACCGTGcctttgccgagcgcctgcgtccGTTTGTCGTGGACGGTGTGACGTTCATCCACTCGATGCTCTCGTCGAACCGCCGCGTGCTGGTCGAGGGTGCGAACGCGCTGATGCTCGACCTGGACTACGGTACCTATCCGTTCGTCACGTCGTCTTCGACGGGCATCGGTGGTGTATGCACGGGTCTCGGTATCCCTCCGCAGAGCATCGGCAAGGTGATTGGTGTCACGAAGGCATACACGTCGCGTGTCGGCGCCGGTCCTTTCCCGACCGAGCTGAACGACGACATCATGACGCACCTGCAGGaggtcggcgccgagtACGGCACGACCAccggccgtcggcgccgctgcggctgGCTGGACCTGGTGATGATGCGCTACTCGTGCCTCATCAACGGCTACACCTGCCTGAACCTGACCAAACTCGACGTCCTGGACGGCATCAAGGAGATCAAGGTCGCTACGAGCTACACCATCCAGGGCAAAGAGCTCGCCAGCTTCCCGGCGGACCTCAACATGCTCGCAAAGGTCGAGGTGCAATACAAGACCTTCCCGGGCTGGGAGGGTCCCATCTCGGAGATCACCGAGTACGACCAACTGCCCCAGACCTGCCGCGAGTACGTCGAGTTCATCGAGGACTTCCTCGGTGTGCCGATCGAGTGGATCGGCGTGGGCCCGGCCCGCAAGTCGATGCTCCACCGCCCGGTCGCGGAGAAGTAA